CTGTAAACCAGATATGGCAGTGGGAATTGCTGCACTCCCGCATTGACTGATGATGGATGAATGTCCACCTTTCCAACATCTTTGGTGTAGAAAGCTGTCCTCTTGCCCCGTCTTTTGCACTGTATGACATTTGGGTAAAGCCCAGCACATAAAACAGCAGAAACCATCTCCAGATCCTTACCATAATGGTTATATGCCTGAAATTTTAGCATGGAAGTAATCATAATGCAAACTGAAGCCCTTCAATTGAAAAGTAGATAAGGTAACATAATGAAATAATAAAAGGAAATATAGACAAATATATAGGTCCCAGAATTCACATTCTACTCTTTTGTATAGTTGACTTGTTGCTTATTAAGCACCTATTGATACACAGTATAATGTTCAAACAGATGACAAATGAGAAATTCAGTAACATTAGTGTCTTCTGTATTGCAATTACAGAACTATGTGATGTGCTACATATTGTGTGAAGACATGTGGCGGAACAAATCAGAGCAGCTGCATATATTTTACATGACACTATTTATTTTGGAGTGCGAGAGGTCAAGAGCTCAAAACCTGCACTCCTCTTGTCTTGCTAACGAACCCAATATCAGATAGTAGATCAAAAAATTGATTTCGCATATCATCCATCATCTTTAGGGTCACTGGAGACAGGAAATTTTCCCAGCAGAAAGAACGTTCCCTTCCACTGCGTTTTGCTTCCTTCCATGCTTCAAACGCCTTAAGAAGCGCAATGTGGTCACTGGCCAAAGaggtcataagaaattatcaatatgcCTTAAACAGCTTCAACGTGATACTTTTTGCAGGCGATGCTACCCTTCGCAAATATTAAATATAAAGCAGTACAGGTTCTAGCAGTCCAATCATGTCGCACCTACAAGACTTGTAGCACGTAGCAACCAATAACAAATACTCCCTCTGTATCACTATATCTCCCTGGCCCAGGGAACCTCTGTTTAAAATATGTCCATTGAAAAAATCAAGGGTGTAGTTACTGCAATTTTTGCACTTAGTACTTTAATTGCTTTGTGAATTGCTGATTGGTTATAGTATGTTATTTAAGATTATCTCCGTAGATTTAGAGCTTCATTGGTTTGTGCACATGATAAGCTACTAGGCTGGGGACAGATATTGTGGAACAGAGTGAGTGTGTACTACATATGCATTATAAATTCAGCAATACTAGATCGGTACTGAAGAGATTTCTTCTCTGAATAAGCAAGAGACCATCAAAGTAAAAAAGATAATCTCTGTAATATTGGTCGTCAAAAAATATTTCTACATGTTTCCTCACTAAATATTGATGTGATGTAAGTAGAAAAGAGATTATAATAATCACCTGCAGGAGTCACCAGCAAATGATCGTTTTACATCATCAGCTTCTTGCTTTCTATCTATTGGGAGCACAAATGGATTACGATGTGCAAGAGCAGCAGCAATTGTTAATGCAGGATCCAGACACTGGAAGACAGATCCAATGAGCAGCATCTTCCCAATGTTTGGATCCAGTGGAAGTGTACAAAGATGTCGTCCTGCATAAATCAAGGAAGATGGGCAAAAAGTAAATAAGAACACATAGAGCAAAATTAAGCAGGTGAGATAATGTGCGGGTAGCAGTAAAATTTCGAACCTAGATAAGTAAGCTCCTCCAAATCATCCAGTGCTCCAATGGTTTTCAGAAGCTCGACTGCATTCTTTACAGAAAGTGGATCTGGAGGTTGCAGTGACTTGGCTAAGAAAGAGGCCACTGCTCCCAGCTGTAAGTTTTTTATAGTAAGGCACAGTTCTTGCAAAGGAGTCCTGAGTATTTCAGGCAACTGAAACTGTGGCATGGCATCATGAATGACTTTCGGGTATAACCTATAGCAGACACCTGCCTGTACACGGCCTGCACGACCTCGCCGCTGTGTAAGATCACGAAAGTCACAAATTACATATTTATTTGATATTCAGTTGGCCTATTCAGTTTTACCACAAAAGCTGGTGACATAGTCTGCAGTAACATACCTGATGAGCAGAGGCTTTTGATATCCACGATGGTAGAAGGCACGCTAGCTTATTCAAGGCATCATAACTTGTCTCCTTCGCCTTACCACAATCAATTACATATACAACATCATCTATCGTAATACTGCTTTCTGCAATATTTGTCGCCAGAACAATTTTTCTGCAAATTAAGTATATAATACAAATAAGCAATTAAAATACTTCAGATTGTTCAAATAAAAATAGAACTAGCCATTAGGGTTTAGGAAAAGATGTTCAAATGAACTTTAGAGAATGCTGTTTGAGTACATCTCAAGAACAAAGTGCGTTAAGAAAATTATTCAGATAAAATAAATAATTTGGTAATTTAGCAGCAAGCAATAATGAAAGACATAAACCAAATGTGAGGGCAAAAAAAATAGTTTAAATGGCCAGATGTTCAAAAGTAAACTGAGAGGGAAATGGAGAAGTTAACTCCATGGTTAATGCCTATGGCCTATCCAAAATCATCATCAAAAAGTTACACTTTCAGTAGTTCCTTCCCAGCCATAGTTTGACCTATCAAAGTTCTGTAGTACTTTCATTAGTTCCTTGCCAGCCATAAGTTTACCTATGTGCTACATATGTGCTAAAATTTAATTTTAGCATTAAAACACTGCCAGTGGTAACGAGAAGGACAAGAAACCCAGCATGCTGCTAGTCCTATGTAATCATAATGATGGAAGCTGGATCCTGAGCAACTGAGAAGGTACGCAAGTTGGAAGACTGGATTATCCATCGTACAAGCAAAATCATATTCAGAAGCATAATCAAGATTGAATGATTCTACAGAATATATCTTGTAACAAGTTACCTCATATTAGCTGGTGCTCTATCAAAAATTTCACGCTGATTGACAGTTGGCATAGAACCATGCAATGGGAGAACTAGGAATTTGTTGGAATTGCCAAGTAGATTATTCCCTTTAATCTTGTCTAGAAGTTTCGAAATTTCGTCCCAACCAGTAAGGAACACAAGGATTGCACCTTCACCTTCATGACGACATATATACTCAACTGTACCTTCCACCTAACAATGTTAACATAAATTCATGAAAGTGTAGTATATTAGCAGCATAGATAATAATTATTACATGTCTACATAATATTGGCATATCATAAAATGCAGGTTGCCTTTGGAGAGAGATCAAATGCAATGCACAAATACGTGCCATCATAAATCaccttagggctcctttgattcataggataggataaacataggaataggaaaagcatagggTTGGGatgtcatgcccatttgaatcttatgggaagatgaagtgtgtttgattgtagcaaaggaatttttccatgaggtatgacctaatgtttttttcctataggatttgcactacaaaattactataggattagttcctataGGATGTGTTCCTACGAATCAAACAACTTGTATAGGAAGATTTCCTATAGgatccaaatcctacacaattcctttacaaatcctatgaatcaaaggagcccttaggtTTCGTGGTACCAAATTAAAGGGCGTACCCAGTGCCGAAAGCTTCCCACACATTGTGGGGTCTGGTGAAGGGAATTCATAGGTAGCCTTTCCCTTTGCTGTTATGCAAAGAGGCCGATTCAAACCCGGGATCTCCAGGATACAAGTGGAGAGCCTCTACCACTGCGCCAGGGATCACCCTTCCCCAGACATTGTGGTACCAAATTAACATGAATTATTTTGGGGGAGAGAACAGTCCAGGTGCACTTCTCGGTTTACTATAACTACCTAAAAAATATTAAGCTCCCATTTAATATATGCTGAGGAACGAACAAATGTTACAATGCACAACAAGCTTCTGTTTTATTTTGATCTCAAATTTAAATTACAAAGGGTGAAAATACACAAACCACCTCTCACTAATTTCCACGATGTTTGCAGACAGGATATCAGTACATAACTACACATATTTACATCTAATAGTACTTCATAGTCCATGTGCTTCATTACATCCTTTCCATTCTTGAACAATTTCAATACCAAGGAAGTGGATCCATTAATTAAGGCATCTGTTAATACATTATGTCCTTCCTGTTCATATACTAAAGAAGCAAGACATCGGCAGATCTGCTAATGCCTAACGGATTAATTAGCAATAGGCAATTAGTCGGCTCTTTTTAGCAACATCGGTAATATATTTATCTACTTAATTGCAATGAAATATACATATGTCGAACTAGATCTCATCTCAACAACAAAGAACTTTGTAGTACAATCAAATGTATGCAGATGAAAGAAAGTTCAGAGTACATACAAGGCTCAAATCTAGTTCAGTGACAGACCAGGCTTCAAGGGATTGCCTTGTTGTAATGCTGTAGTTTCCATACTCCTTATCAATGTCAACAACCTGGAAAAAAGTAAGTGAGCAACAAAACTACCTACCCACCTAGTTTTAAAGAATGTAAAAATTAAGCATGTTTGCCTTTTTGCACTATTAATCTCTGCACTTTAGTTGTTAtctgcattagcaacaatagagcTAAATCGTCTGATAAATTGGGCGTCTCAGACTTGTGAAGCCGTGATCCCCTGACATCAGCAATGTTGTAAGAAGTAACTCTGGTTTACCTCAAAAACATCAGACACCGGATCATTCTTAACTGGCGCAGGTCTCTTTCTTCTTGAATTTCCTTGGAAATTCTCACGTTCAGACTTGATTTTGTAGCTGGTCTTTTCTAAAATATCCTCCAAAAACATCTCAGCGACAGGGTAAGTGAATCCCTGATCAAAACAGCTCGATATAAATATAATGTGCAACAGTACTCCAATGGGTATGTCTTAACAAATGATGTTTGCAAGAGGTTACAGTACCGGAATATGCATAATAGGAGCTTCCCCAAAGTATTTGGAAAAAAGATCAGCATTTATTGTTGCACTCATCAATACAAGACGAAGGTCAGGACGCCTTGGCAGAAGGTCCCGCAAAATGATGATGAGAAAATCTTCATTCATGCCACGTTCATGAATTTCGTCAACTAGTAAATGAGTTACACCAAGTAGGTCCGGCTCCTGAACCTGCACTTCATACAGTGGTCGCACCATATGTAAGATTAGTAACACCAAAACGACACAAAGTTTGGAAACTAGATAGCAAATAAAACACCCTGCCAGAGTACATCTTCAGATCAGCAATTAGAGATGCAAGTAGGTCAACAACAGGGTACTCTTTACCCTCTTTAGTTTAACAAAATGAACTACTTTTTTCAATGACATCATCATTTTAGAAAAGTTAGTTCATTTTCTTGAACTAAAAGGGTAGACCCTAATAGTGGCCCACTTGCATCTCTATCAGCAATAGTTATAGCTACCCGTGGCATGTTTCATAATTAAAAATTTCACATGTATCTTAACAGGAGCTACAGTTGCATATTGGACCATGGGAGTGCTAGAAATCACATAATATTTGACTAATTTTCGGCACATGGAGGATAAAATAATCTATAATAAAAACCTGAAATCTTTCACATCTCTAACAGAAGTAAACAAAATATTGTGTGCCGCTTGTGTCAAAATCATGCCACTGCATTCTACCATGCTAACCGGAGCATACAATTTCCAGTACTTGGTTTCACAATATCTATCATCACCCAACCATCAATCAGATCAAGGAAAAACTAAAAAGATTGATGAAAAATGACCATACCCCTAAAATGGCACATTACAACCACTTAACCACTGCGGTATAGTGGAAACCCTGCATTCTTACATTCTTGATTTCCTCAATGGACAGATATCCACAACAGACTCCTGGGCATGGTTTAAAAAACCAACCGGTTAAGCTACTGGTTCAACGGTCTAACTGGTGGCTCACCCAGTTCGATGCAGGCAAAAAAATGTACATTGATTTTCAAGTTAAGAGAAAAAATTGACTCCTTATGCTTTAGTAAAAAGGTGCTCCCTCCATCCGGGTTTACAAGGCCTTTTAATCTTGTCTTAAGTAAAATATTTTTGAGTTTGACCAGATTTATAgagaaaaatatcaacatctaaaGTACGAAATGAATATTACTACATCTATCATGAAAATTGTTTTCATAATGAATTTATTGGatattgtagatgttgatatatttttctataaacttggtcaaccataaACAAGTTTGACTTAAGGCAAGATTAATATGCCCTGTAAATctggatggagggagtaccagATGTTGTTGGCTAACTTGGTCACAAAAGCAATACAGCTAAGTTGGTGGCTGGAAACCCGAGCATGCAAAATGGTGGGACGAAGGTCTTGACTCTTGAGTTTGATTCCTGCTTCTGACACCTCGTTTACTAGTTCTTTTACCAGTTTTTGGTGAAAGAGTGTTTTAAGCATACCAAACTGGGCAACACTCTGACATTCAGGTCTGGTTTTTGAACTAGGCTCCAGAGAACAGTGATAGAAAAACAGAAGGAGTGCCGAACACGTAACTGCACAACATGTTCAGAACATAAGAGCCACAGGCTTAGTAATTTTGCATATGATGAAGCTTAATTTCCACAGAGTATTGAACTAAACCTGGAGAAACGTTATAGAGCTACAAACAATGCACAGTTCAAGCTAAGATCAAACCAGAAGTTCCAGAAGATGTAGAAAGCAACAATGGTCAACAAACAAAAAACAGGGCAAAAAAACATAGTTATTTTTTTACCACTTCAAGCAAACCGACAAAAACAAATAAGCAAAAATGGCATGGTGCGGTAGTCATAACCCATGAATATGATTTATATATCTATCCATTAATAAAGTCATACCAGTTTTCTAAGCAAAACTCCTGTGGTGCAGAAGAGCAGTCGTGTTTGTGTTGACCGCTTTGATTCGAGGCGAATCTGGTATCCAACAGTCTCACCAAGCTCTTCACCTCTCTCAGATCCTACGCGTGCTGCAACCGATATGGCGGATATACGGCGGGGTTGAGTACAAATTATGCTGCAATCAGCACCACGAAGGTTATCTATCTCCTCTTCTAGTATGAACTGTGGAAGCTGTGTTGTTTTACCACAGCCTGTCTCGCCAGAAATGACCAAAACCTGAAACAGTAAATCcagtaataaataaataaaatgttTGTACTAATAAGATCAGCTATAGAGCCCTACTGTATAGCAAATATAATAATTTAATGAATATCACAAGATAGCAAAGatgaaaaaaagccacaacagtcCAACATTAACTCTGCCAGCTTTATaagaagtaaaaaaaaaaatgagAGACCCGCAAGACTCTCTGCCCACTAGATTCAACTTTAAGTTAACTGCACCAAAAGATTCTACAAACTAGCAACAATTTATTAACCTGGTAGTGTCCAGATGACACATTTTCCGCATATGGATCTCATGATCAGAATTGGTATCATTCGTAAGACCGCTGACAGTTGACAAAGCTGGGGTACAGCTCTGAGAAGCGACGGTCGGCTGACCATGGTGCCAGGGATGAGAGTGAGAATAGATTGGGGAGAGGATTAGATCTTTGCTAGATTATTCTCATTCCTTGGACAATCCATATGAGGTACATGGTGCCTTTTATAGGGAAGACTCAGCTTGATGCATAAGAATAGAAGGACAGCTATCCTAACTAACCATATATTTATCTTCCACTAATTAATAAACATATTTCTTTCCTTGCTATATAGATATCCTTACTAACTGTGTAACCTACTACCTACTCTACTTATCTCTAATGGCTAAGGAACAAGATTCATGCCTCTGGCATTACACCACACTTTTTTAGACGAGCTGCGGCGGTGGTCACGATTAGAGCCCACAAGGAGCACCCACATTGTTGACAGGTTCTGCCTGCACCTTTGGCGCTTGAGACAAACAACCACGCTGCATCCATGCAGTTATGTCGATCAGTTTGGATGCCTGCTTGCTTCTGACCACTGTTAGCCACTTGGCCTGCATATAGTGGTGTGGTCCACCCATTTGGCCTAAGTAGAAGCTCAATCCCCACAAGGGATTCTTGTGAGCCTTATGGTTTGAAGGAAGGGATGCAAGTAGGGACGACTCATCCCTTGCTGATGCCACAAAGTGCTGGGAGCCGCTAGAAACAGAAGCATTGTTGCTAGTTTCGGCAGAGCAGCCATTGCTTCGAGGAGAAACATCTCGCTCTCACGGGTGGCTGTGTGACTGCCGTTGCTGCTGGGAAGGGCACCCCGCCACTGCTTGTTGTGCGGCCACCGCCCCCGCTGGAGAGCACTCTGCCAACACGGCTGTTGTGTGTGTCATTGCCATCGAGATTGATTGCATGGCTACCTCTGGAGAGAACTCCATCGCTCTTGCTGGAGTTTGCCACTACGTCGAGATTGGTTGCATCACTGCCGCTTCTCACGGATGCAGGCTTTTCCACTCCATGCAAGGCGTGGGATTGGACTCCACGTAAGGCGTGGGAGTGGTCAATTGTGCCTTCCAGGGTTGCTGGAAATTTCAGCAACACGTCTGTCCTCTTCTACTACTCCCGCCTTCGCCCTTCCTGCTCTGCCTTGAGGTTGAAACAGCTTAGTTGATGTGTTCATCAGCTTGTGGAGATTGGTTTTGACCTCAACGGTGTTTGTGGATAAGGCTGCGACCTGGTTGACGAGGGTGGAGAGCTTGCTGTTATTGATGCCATCCACAATTCCACATCTTCCTGGGACAGATCCAATCCCATTGTCTCAGATGTGCGTGGTCTGATACTCAAGAACCACTGCtctgaccttgtcacatgctagaTTTGGTACTGTTCCTAAGACCAATGAACGTCACAAGGTTTGTTGGTACAGCTCCGGAAGCGGGGGATGGCCATCAATGGTGTCCGGAATGAGAGGGGAGAAGGTTGGGGGACAGGATTAGGTCTTTGCTAGTTTATTTTAATTTATTGGATAATCCATAGGAGGTATGGTGTACCTTTATAGGGAGTAGGGAAGACTCAAGTTTGATGCCTAAGAATAGAATCCCAACTTCCTAACCAACCATACCTTTATCTTCCAAACTAAACGGATATCTTCCGTAAATTAGTAGAACAAAATATGAAATATCTATAATGGGCTAAGAGCTGAGATCTACACCTCCTACAATGTATGTGAATATATTCATCTAAACAGATCAAAATATGATATATCCCATAGGTCTTACTTCTTACCTGATTGGCTGCCACTGCTTTCAAAAACTCCTCTCTCATTTTGAATGCAGGTAACTTTTCCCTGAAGGACTGCATTGATCTAGCACTTGGCGTCATCTGAAACGAAACATAGATGGCATAACTTCAGAAATTAGGGGAAAGAGGTGATGCTGAATGTTTGACATTGATGGGGTTTAAAATCACCGGAATATCACTGGCATTACCTTTTTCGAATGTTGCAGGTCCCTAAGCTGAGAACTTAGCTTTTGTTTATCACTTTCCGTTGTTAATCCAGCTACTGACGATGATGTGCTAGGGAAAGATTGTCGTGTTAAGACAGTGGATGTGCTAGCAGAACCATTGTCATTCGACTGTGCCCTGGACAAAAGGTTTTCCACTCGTCTCTCTGTTTCGTTGGACATCTTAATCTGTCCATAGTTCAAACACAAGTATATCAGCAAACAAAAACTACACCCATAGTGATGTAGACTACCTCTAAGACATCAATAGCACCTCATTTTGTGCTGATCCATGCCTCTCATCAAGATCTGCTCGGTAATCAGGTAGTGGCACTTTGCTGAAAACAAGTGTCTTCCCTTTGTTGTACGCATTGCTATCTTCCCCGGGATAAAACACAAGACATGGAAACTATAATTCATCAGATCATAAAAGGCATCGAATGATGAACGTGAGAAAGTCAGATAGTCATTCATCTACTATATACATAAATATGAGTAGACTTAGTTGTAAATTACATGATTCTCGAAACATTGGAGAACTGGTGACAGGGAGATGTTGCATCTATTTGGTGGAAGTTAAGCATGCTGGAGATAACAAGAGAATAAGGTACAGAATAGGTGTGACATCCTTACAAGTAAAGGCCGTGCCTCTGAGCCATGCCTACAAGTATATTCTGCCCATCGCGTCCGAAATTCTTCTTGACTACTAGCTCCTGCTGAGACCCTTCTCTTAGCTGTCCAATCTTATTCCACCACTCAGCCTCATCGACCTTCTCCACCTGAACGGTAGACATTCGCGAGTGTATAAATCTTAAAGAATCAGCTTGAAACAAGTGGTATAAAATCCTGTGTATGATTTTAATAAATTGATACATTCAGTAAAGGATGCATTGGGCTTACACCTGGTGTAACCTCTGTTGCACGGATACGGGCAAAAACTCACGTATCGGGGGTTAGATACGTTTGGATACGAGGATACGGCCGGACACAGCCGGATACGTATCCCGTACGTATCCAGCGATTTTCCATTTTCTAGAAAAAGATAATAAATCGGATACGCAGCGGATACCTGCACGATACGGCTGGGATATGGGAATACCCTAACCCATCGATTCATACAGCAACCCAAACCCATCCCCTTTCTGTCTACTCACCTCCCGACCCAGCGACCAGGGCATCACGCGCCGCCACACTGcacgagatctccggccacctcTGCTGCTGTGCCGCCGCACCGGAGGAAAGGTCCAGCCACTGAGCagatcctccgccgcccgccgctGCAATGTGCAGGTCCGCTTCCCCTCCTCCCATCTCTTCTCTGTTTCTTCTTGGTCCTGACGCTCTGTCCGAGTTAATTTTCCTGTCTTCCTGAATTCCGCTGGCGTCATCTGCTGCTGCACTGTGTAGATGAACCGCTGGCTTGATTTTGTTGTGCTATGTATCAGATGAGACCACACTGCTAGAATCTTGTTTTTTTAGATAAATCTGGAATGTAGTTCACTGGATTGAATGGGATAGAAGTATAAAACTGAATTGGAATGTAGTTCACTGGACTGAATGGGCAGAGAcatatgaataattattcaaagtTCCAACTTGCCAAGTTGTGATTCATGTGGTGCTATCAAACTTACCGTGCACCATTGCACTGTTGGGAATTGTTTGTGTACTAATGGTGAGATTGTCAAGTTATGTAGTACCTAACATCAAATTATTTTTGTGATGTAATTGTTCTTCCATCTTGCTGATGTTTTTGACAACTAAGAGAAGGCTGCATCGCTGGAATTGCCAAGCTTTTCTGTCAAACAACCTTGTCATGGACTCATGGTACTCATATGCTTCTATATAGTAATTCTCATTCTAGTACTAAAATCAATAATTTGTATATATCATTAATGTATATTATATATATACAAACGTATCCCCGTATCCGTGTTTTTGAAAAATCGACGTATCGCTGTATCGCGGTATCCGTATCCGTATCCGTATCGCCGTATCTAGGCAACATAGGGTGTAACCATACAATTTGGATGGAACTTAACATGGttcaaacagttggcagcaacacATTTGGACATAACAACAAAGTATTTGTACACAGTCTAACTAGTTCTTGTTCAAACCTCCTAGGAACTAA
This Lolium perenne isolate Kyuss_39 chromosome 1, Kyuss_2.0, whole genome shotgun sequence DNA region includes the following protein-coding sequences:
- the LOC127300052 gene encoding DExH-box ATP-dependent RNA helicase DExH1 isoform X1 gives rise to the protein MLLHSSACRGSLLFRTGFPFPFPLAATTTTPRALSPLTTVAAAPIMYGGGRGGGGTNSQRGRGRGRGGGGRGGRGGGGGGGRGEQRWWDPQWRAERLRQMAGEVEKVDEAEWWNKIGQLREGSQQELVVKKNFGRDGQNILVGMAQRHGLYFNAYNKGKTLVFSKVPLPDYRADLDERHGSAQNEIKMSNETERRVENLLSRAQSNDNGSASTSTVLTRQSFPSTSSSVAGLTTESDKQKLSSQLRDLQHSKKMTPSARSMQSFREKLPAFKMREEFLKAVAANQVLVISGETGCGKTTQLPQFILEEEIDNLRGADCSIICTQPRRISAISVAARVGSERGEELGETVGYQIRLESKRSTQTRLLFCTTGVLLRKLVQEPDLLGVTHLLVDEIHERGMNEDFLIIILRDLLPRRPDLRLVLMSATINADLFSKYFGEAPIMHIPGFTYPVAEMFLEDILEKTSYKIKSERENFQGNSRRKRPAPVKNDPVSDVFEVVDIDKEYGNYSITTRQSLEAWSVTELDLSLVEGTVEYICRHEGEGAILVFLTGWDEISKLLDKIKGNNLLGNSNKFLVLPLHGSMPTVNQREIFDRAPANMRKIVLATNIAESSITIDDVVYVIDCGKAKETSYDALNKLACLLPSWISKASAHQRRGRAGRVQAGVCYRLYPKVIHDAMPQFQLPEILRTPLQELCLTIKNLQLGAVASFLAKSLQPPDPLSVKNAVELLKTIGALDDLEELTYLGRHLCTLPLDPNIGKMLLIGSVFQCLDPALTIAAALAHRNPFVLPIDRKQEADDVKRSFAGDSCSDHIALLKAFEAWKEAKRSGRERSFCWENFLSPVTLKMMDDMRNQFFDLLSDIGFVSKTRGVQAYNHYGKDLEMVSAVLCAGLYPNVIQCKRRGKRTAFYTKDVGKVDIHPSSVNAGVQQFPLPYLVYSEKVKTASIYVRDSTNISDYALLLFGGSLSPSNTGEGIEMLGGYLHFSAPKRVIELIQRLRGELDKLLQRKIEEPAIDIFSEGKGVVAAAIELLHSQNVYH
- the LOC127300052 gene encoding DExH-box ATP-dependent RNA helicase DExH1 isoform X2; this translates as MSNETERRVENLLSRAQSNDNGSASTSTVLTRQSFPSTSSSVAGLTTESDKQKLSSQLRDLQHSKKMTPSARSMQSFREKLPAFKMREEFLKAVAANQVLVISGETGCGKTTQLPQFILEEEIDNLRGADCSIICTQPRRISAISVAARVGSERGEELGETVGYQIRLESKRSTQTRLLFCTTGVLLRKLVQEPDLLGVTHLLVDEIHERGMNEDFLIIILRDLLPRRPDLRLVLMSATINADLFSKYFGEAPIMHIPGFTYPVAEMFLEDILEKTSYKIKSERENFQGNSRRKRPAPVKNDPVSDVFEVVDIDKEYGNYSITTRQSLEAWSVTELDLSLVEGTVEYICRHEGEGAILVFLTGWDEISKLLDKIKGNNLLGNSNKFLVLPLHGSMPTVNQREIFDRAPANMRKIVLATNIAESSITIDDVVYVIDCGKAKETSYDALNKLACLLPSWISKASAHQRRGRAGRVQAGVCYRLYPKVIHDAMPQFQLPEILRTPLQELCLTIKNLQLGAVASFLAKSLQPPDPLSVKNAVELLKTIGALDDLEELTYLGRHLCTLPLDPNIGKMLLIGSVFQCLDPALTIAAALAHRNPFVLPIDRKQEADDVKRSFAGDSCSDHIALLKAFEAWKEAKRSGRERSFCWENFLSPVTLKMMDDMRNQFFDLLSDIGFVSKTRGVQAYNHYGKDLEMVSAVLCAGLYPNVIQCKRRGKRTAFYTKDVGKVDIHPSSVNAGVQQFPLPYLVYSEKVKTASIYVRDSTNISDYALLLFGGSLSPSNTGEGIEMLGGYLHFSAPKRVIELIQRLRGELDKLLQRKIEEPAIDIFSEGKGVVAAAIELLHSQNVYH